From a single Helicovermis profundi genomic region:
- a CDS encoding flagellar FliJ family protein — MKKFKFKYENILKMRINEESKIKILIANLNIELMKLETKRDNILTNRIKYFKEIQEQLQNGCQASVLLEIERNKKYYVDSLKDVEFKIETILFELKKAREEYVEILKEKKIMEKLKEKKEKLFLKEIEKMENKLIDEIVNYKNSK, encoded by the coding sequence TTGAAAAAATTTAAATTTAAATATGAAAATATCTTAAAAATGCGAATTAATGAAGAAAGTAAAATAAAAATATTAATAGCAAATCTTAACATCGAATTAATGAAACTTGAAACTAAAAGAGATAATATTTTAACTAATAGAATAAAGTATTTTAAAGAAATACAGGAACAACTGCAAAACGGATGCCAAGCTAGTGTTCTTTTGGAAATTGAAAGAAATAAAAAATATTATGTAGATTCATTAAAGGATGTAGAATTTAAAATTGAAACTATACTGTTTGAATTAAAAAAAGCAAGAGAAGAATATGTGGAGATTCTTAAAGAAAAAAAAATAATGGAAAAATTAAAAGAAAAAAAAGAAAAATTATTTTTAAAAGAAATTGAAAAAATGGAAAATAAGTTAATTGATGAAATAGTAAACTACAAAAATTCGAAATAG
- a CDS encoding FliH/SctL family protein: MSKVFKASRVVLDNKKYKLADDIIITNQEIISSFDLTSTQKPGVENDDDIVEKTRKDTENYMDQLVQESKEKIKEAENEYNNIIEKAYDDSKAILEKSKIEGFNIGKEQGLEKARTEMIEIISEINKNKETSINKYNKIISDSEEDIVNLVISIVDKIMNRIIDTDDSYLIEIVKKAIEKTSYKGIVTLKVFSDDYINALTIKDKIISNYEDVDDILIKEDSSLTKGSCIIETSYGSVDSGIWTQFEKLKLEFLDLLRSE, from the coding sequence TTGTCTAAAGTATTTAAAGCCTCAAGAGTGGTATTAGATAATAAAAAATATAAATTAGCAGATGATATTATTATTACTAACCAAGAAATTATAAGTTCATTTGATTTGACTTCTACTCAAAAACCTGGTGTTGAAAATGACGATGATATTGTAGAAAAAACAAGAAAAGATACCGAAAACTATATGGATCAACTTGTTCAAGAATCAAAAGAAAAAATCAAAGAAGCTGAAAACGAGTATAATAATATTATTGAAAAAGCTTATGATGATTCTAAAGCAATTCTTGAAAAGTCGAAAATTGAGGGTTTTAATATAGGAAAAGAACAAGGTCTTGAAAAAGCTAGGACTGAAATGATAGAAATCATTTCTGAAATTAACAAAAATAAAGAAACTTCTATAAATAAGTACAATAAAATAATCAGTGATTCGGAAGAAGATATAGTTAACTTAGTTATTAGTATAGTTGATAAAATAATGAATAGAATAATTGATACAGATGATTCGTATTTAATTGAAATTGTAAAAAAAGCTATTGAAAAAACATCATATAAAGGAATAGTTACTTTAAAAGTATTTTCAGATGATTATATAAATGCGCTTACTATTAAAGACAAAATTATTTCTAATTATGAAGATGTCGATGATATTTTGATTAAAGAAGACTCATCGCTTACTAAAGGAAGTTGTATTATTGAAACATCATATGGTAGTGTAGATAGTGGTATTTGGACGCAATTTGAAAAATTAAAACTTGAGTTTTTAGATTTATTAAGGAGTGAATAA
- the fliG gene encoding flagellar motor switch protein FliG, protein MAKKGGLNGKEKAAILLIGLGPDKSAQIFSQLPDDEIEELTLEIANMRKVSPEEKEAVMEEFYQICLAKEFISEGGIGYAKEVLEKAMGSQKALEIINKLTASLQVRPFDFVRKADASQLLNFIQNEHPQTLALILSYLSASQSATILASLPQDKQADVAQRIATMDSTSPEIIKEVELVLERKLSSMVTQDYASTGGIQSIVDILNSVDRGTEKFIMETLEIQNADLAEEIRKRMFVFEDIINLDSVSIQRFIREIDNSELSVALKGSTEEVKEIIFANMSKRMGEMLKEDMEFMGPVRLRDVEEAQQKIVNVIRKLEEAGEIIIARGGGDELIV, encoded by the coding sequence ATGGCGAAAAAAGGTGGATTAAATGGTAAGGAAAAAGCTGCAATTTTATTGATAGGGCTTGGTCCTGATAAGTCAGCGCAGATTTTTTCTCAGCTTCCAGATGATGAGATAGAAGAATTAACACTTGAAATTGCAAATATGAGAAAAGTTAGCCCAGAAGAAAAAGAAGCTGTAATGGAAGAGTTTTATCAAATTTGTTTAGCTAAAGAATTTATTTCCGAGGGTGGTATAGGATATGCTAAAGAAGTCTTAGAAAAAGCGATGGGATCACAAAAAGCACTTGAAATTATAAATAAATTAACGGCTTCACTTCAAGTTAGACCTTTTGATTTCGTAAGAAAAGCAGATGCATCTCAGCTTCTTAACTTTATACAAAATGAACATCCTCAAACTTTGGCATTAATACTTTCTTATTTATCAGCTAGTCAATCTGCTACAATACTAGCTTCTTTACCTCAGGATAAACAGGCTGATGTAGCGCAGAGAATTGCTACAATGGATTCTACTTCACCAGAGATAATAAAAGAAGTGGAATTAGTACTGGAGAGAAAACTTTCTTCTATGGTTACACAAGATTATGCTTCTACTGGTGGAATTCAATCGATTGTAGATATTTTGAATTCTGTTGATCGAGGAACAGAAAAATTCATTATGGAAACTCTCGAAATTCAAAATGCAGATCTTGCTGAAGAAATTAGAAAGAGAATGTTTGTATTTGAAGATATTATTAATCTTGATAGTGTTTCTATCCAAAGATTTATTAGAGAAATTGATAATAGCGAACTTTCTGTTGCACTTAAAGGCTCTACAGAAGAAGTTAAAGAAATTATTTTTGCTAATATGTCTAAGAGAATGGGAGAAATGCTTAAGGAAGATATGGAGTTTATGGGACCTGTTAGACTTCGTGATGTTGAAGAAGCACAACAAAAAATTGTTAATGTAATTAGAAAACTTGAAGAAGCAGGTGAAATTATAATTGCAAGAGGTGGAGGAGATGAATTAATTGTCTAA
- the fliF gene encoding flagellar basal-body MS-ring/collar protein FliF codes for MGEFLNRIRTQMNDFFSTMDKKRRYLIIGGAIVFVLIFAAVIILLTRVNYVTLAQNVTVSEASSITAALDKDGIKWKDQNTTTILVDKNQLSKAKMSLSVQGVLNQKDFTWTDAFASNSLTMTSEEKDKMFLIAKASALEQAIEFLDGIDEAVVQLFIPSDSAYLLTDDSESKASVILKVKNGSTLSQPQVDGIVMILVNSVKGLKKNNVSIIDNTGVELNKSGVYDDGYVASSQFDLTKSVETRLQDRITEFLSSLYGKNNVKVMATVTLDFDSKDTSTKVFSPPIEGETNGMVRSMSQITEDVKNGDTGAGAPGTDTNTTTTNYAASDTGTSGYNKASKTLNYELNEISTQISKAKGQIKEISIGVVVNTDALVDNKLTDAHKNELKSLVSAVSGFDAKVVEVQARKFADPNAGYDLVSSMATTTNGVPIWLFGVIVASLLIGGLVIFVLLRRKGKEKEEQLQKEMEEQIQELEEIPSEYEDKSSPKYQIEKFIDSSPEAVAQLLRAWINEE; via the coding sequence ATGGGAGAGTTTTTAAATAGAATAAGAACTCAAATGAATGATTTTTTTTCAACAATGGATAAAAAAAGAAGATACTTAATAATTGGTGGTGCTATAGTATTTGTTTTGATATTCGCAGCGGTTATAATTCTACTTACACGAGTTAATTATGTTACTCTTGCTCAAAATGTTACTGTTTCTGAAGCGTCTTCTATTACAGCGGCGCTAGACAAAGATGGAATAAAATGGAAAGACCAAAACACTACAACAATTTTAGTTGATAAAAATCAATTAAGCAAGGCGAAAATGTCCTTATCTGTACAAGGTGTATTAAATCAAAAAGATTTTACTTGGACAGATGCATTTGCTAGTAACTCTTTAACAATGACTTCAGAAGAAAAAGATAAAATGTTTTTAATTGCTAAAGCATCAGCTCTTGAGCAAGCAATTGAATTTTTAGATGGTATTGATGAAGCTGTAGTTCAGTTATTTATACCAAGTGATTCTGCCTATTTATTAACAGATGATTCTGAGTCTAAGGCGAGTGTTATTTTAAAAGTGAAAAATGGATCTACTCTAAGCCAGCCACAAGTTGATGGTATTGTAATGATCCTAGTTAATTCAGTTAAGGGACTTAAAAAAAATAATGTATCAATAATTGACAATACAGGAGTTGAATTAAACAAATCTGGTGTATATGATGATGGGTATGTTGCCTCTAGTCAATTTGATTTAACAAAATCAGTTGAGACTCGTCTTCAAGACAGAATAACAGAATTTCTTTCAAGTTTATATGGCAAAAATAACGTTAAAGTTATGGCTACTGTAACTTTGGATTTTGATTCAAAGGATACGTCGACAAAAGTATTTTCTCCTCCAATTGAGGGGGAAACAAATGGTATGGTTAGAAGTATGTCTCAGATAACGGAAGATGTAAAAAATGGAGATACAGGTGCTGGAGCGCCAGGAACAGATACTAATACAACCACAACAAATTATGCTGCTAGTGATACAGGAACTTCTGGTTATAATAAAGCTTCAAAAACACTTAATTATGAACTTAATGAAATCAGTACTCAAATTTCTAAAGCTAAAGGACAAATTAAAGAAATAAGTATAGGCGTAGTAGTTAATACTGATGCTTTAGTTGATAATAAACTAACAGATGCTCATAAAAATGAATTAAAAAGTTTGGTTTCAGCTGTTTCGGGATTTGATGCAAAAGTTGTTGAAGTCCAAGCTAGAAAATTTGCAGATCCCAATGCTGGATATGATCTTGTTTCAAGTATGGCTACGACTACAAACGGTGTTCCAATCTGGCTATTTGGAGTAATTGTAGCATCCTTATTAATTGGTGGTTTAGTTATATTTGTTCTTTTAAGAAGAAAGGGAAAAGAGAAAGAAGAACAACTTCAAAAAGAAATGGAAGAGCAAATTCAAGAATTGGAAGAAATACCATCAGAATATGAAGACAAGTCAAGTCCAAAGTATCAAATAGAGAAATTTATTGATTCGAGTCCAGAAGCTGTTGCACAACTTCTTAGAGCTTGGATTAACGAAGAGTAG
- the fliE gene encoding flagellar hook-basal body complex protein FliE, whose protein sequence is MSLINGLDNANINNISKVNANLSPKNTTNVTTNNFSNYLLNALDKVNESEIDSNKMDQLLAVGDVENLHEVMIASQKAEVTLDFAVEVRNKIMDAYKEIMRIQF, encoded by the coding sequence ATGAGTTTAATTAATGGACTTGATAATGCAAATATTAATAATATAAGTAAAGTCAACGCAAACCTTTCGCCTAAAAATACTACTAATGTCACAACAAATAATTTTAGCAATTATTTGTTAAATGCATTAGATAAAGTGAATGAATCTGAAATAGATTCTAATAAAATGGATCAACTTCTTGCAGTTGGCGATGTTGAAAATTTACATGAAGTAATGATTGCATCTCAAAAGGCGGAAGTAACTTTAGATTTTGCAGTAGAAGTAAGAAATAAAATTATGGATGCTTATAAAGAGATAATGAGGATACAATTTTAA
- the flgC gene encoding flagellar basal body rod protein FlgC yields the protein MGFFNSINISTSALTAERLRMDLISKNIANANTTRTASGGPYRRQIPVFRELEGNSFSDILKKASGQSGSGKGVEVEAIREDMSPFKREYNPTHPDADKDGYVLLPNVETVTEMINLISATRAYDANITVINGTKGMAMKALEIGK from the coding sequence ATGGGATTTTTTAATAGTATTAATATTAGCACTTCTGCTTTGACTGCTGAAAGACTTAGGATGGATTTGATTTCAAAAAATATTGCAAATGCAAATACTACGAGAACAGCTAGTGGCGGACCATACAGAAGACAAATTCCAGTATTTAGAGAATTAGAAGGAAACTCTTTTAGTGATATACTTAAAAAAGCAAGTGGTCAAAGTGGATCTGGAAAGGGTGTAGAAGTAGAGGCAATTAGAGAAGATATGTCGCCTTTTAAAAGAGAATATAATCCTACTCACCCTGATGCAGATAAAGATGGATATGTCTTACTACCTAATGTTGAAACGGTAACAGAAATGATAAATTTAATTTCTGCTACAAGAGCATATGATGCTAATATTACTGTTATAAATGGAACAAAAGGGATGGCAATGAAGGCACTTGAGATTGGAAAATAG
- the flgB gene encoding flagellar basal body rod protein FlgB, translating to MIKTSFNNIDFLKKAMDGSWKKNQAISNNIANVNTPGYKRETVDFESVLRDQMKINNGVSMKTTNNAHINTYNSFEPTIEKDRNTSFRKDNNNVDIDTEMSAYSKNIMQYDFLTRQISDQLRRIKIAIKEGR from the coding sequence ATGATAAAAACATCTTTTAATAATATTGATTTTTTAAAAAAAGCAATGGATGGTTCTTGGAAAAAAAACCAAGCGATTTCAAACAATATTGCAAATGTTAATACCCCTGGATATAAAAGAGAGACTGTTGATTTTGAAAGCGTATTAAGAGATCAAATGAAAATTAATAATGGGGTAAGTATGAAAACTACAAATAATGCTCATATTAATACCTACAATTCATTTGAGCCTACTATTGAAAAGGACAGAAATACAAGTTTTAGAAAAGATAATAATAACGTTGATATAGATACAGAAATGTCTGCATATAGTAAAAATATAATGCAATATGATTTTTTAACAAGACAAATTTCGGATCAGCTTAGAAGAATTAAGATTGCAATAAAAGAGGGGAGGTAG
- the codY gene encoding GTP-sensing pleiotropic transcriptional regulator CodY: MSNLLLEKTRKLNNIIQLSGKRTIAFSDLTNILKDVLDANIYVASKRGKILGISLVDNSDSPLIFDETTGTEHFSENDNKELLKVESTIFNVTEEKLVDIFKNDKTSYSKFATIVPIIGRGERIGTLIVARGSKYSDDDLILAEYAATVVGMEIIRAKNEADEEEARKKAIVQMAIGTLSYSEFEAIEHIFKELDGDEGLLVASKIADRVGITRSVIVNALRKFESAGVIESRSLGMKGTYIKVLNKKLFAELEKLNK, translated from the coding sequence ATGAGTAATTTACTTTTAGAAAAAACGAGGAAACTTAACAATATTATTCAACTTTCAGGAAAAAGAACAATTGCATTTTCAGACCTAACTAATATTTTAAAAGATGTATTAGATGCTAATATTTACGTTGCTAGTAAGCGTGGTAAAATTTTAGGAATTAGTTTAGTGGATAATAGTGATAGTCCGCTTATTTTTGATGAAACTACAGGTACAGAACATTTTTCTGAAAATGATAATAAAGAACTTTTAAAAGTGGAATCAACTATTTTTAATGTAACAGAAGAGAAACTAGTGGATATTTTTAAAAATGACAAAACTAGTTATTCGAAATTCGCTACAATCGTTCCTATTATAGGAAGAGGTGAGAGGATTGGAACATTAATTGTAGCTAGAGGTAGTAAATATTCAGATGACGATCTAATACTTGCGGAATATGCTGCAACAGTTGTTGGTATGGAAATAATAAGAGCGAAAAATGAAGCCGATGAAGAGGAAGCTAGAAAAAAAGCGATTGTTCAGATGGCTATAGGAACTCTTTCATATTCTGAATTTGAAGCAATTGAACATATATTTAAAGAGCTAGATGGAGATGAAGGTTTATTAGTTGCAAGTAAAATTGCTGATAGAGTTGGTATAACGAGAAGTGTTATTGTAAATGCACTTAGGAAATTTGAAAGTGCAGGAGTTATAGAATCAAGATCTCTTGGTATGAAAGGTACTTATATTAAGGTTTTAAACAAGAAACTGTTTGCGGAATTAGAAAAATTAAATAAGTAA
- the topA gene encoding type I DNA topoisomerase, whose protein sequence is MGKYLVIVESPAKAKTIEKFLGKNYTVKASVGHVRDLPKSKMGIDIENDFEPNYITIRGKGPVVKELRKAAKKAEKIFLATDPDREGEAIAWHLSFMLGIDIKEKCRVEFHEITKDAIRAAIKKPKEINMKLVDAQQARRILDRLVGYSISPILWNKVKKGLSAGRVQSVATKLIVDREESIKAFNSEEYWSVHASLLNKLSELSVYDLALKNNKKIEIKSIEEAENIKKDISENDFIVESVEKKVKKRSPYACFTTSSLQQEAANRYGFSTKKTMIIAQQLYEGINIKKNGTIGLITYMRTDSTRISNEAKEELSSFIVENLSEDYLKKSVKKTTKKKTTQDAHEAIRPTSVLRIPLEIEGSLSKDQYKLYKLIWERFVASQMADALYDSISVKVKNGEYLFKSSGSKLKFDGFLKIYSYSATKDKEIAEVQVNEKLKSKNIDLDQHFTQPPARYTEASLVKYMEENGIGRPSTYAPTIGTIIGRGYIEREKKSLKPTELAYIINEIIVNYFTSIVSVDFTASLENNLDNVENDELEWKSIIRDFYSPFKEMLEHADKELDKIDLTEETDIVCEKCGAFMNIKHGRYGKFLACSNYPECSNTKAILKEIGVHCPKCESGQVVERKTRKYKTFYGCSTFPDCNFVSWNRPIGRLCPICSDVLVERKTKKIHRIECANKECKYIEEINNDEKQEA, encoded by the coding sequence ATGGGAAAGTACTTAGTTATAGTTGAATCTCCTGCAAAAGCAAAAACTATTGAGAAGTTTTTAGGTAAGAATTATACCGTCAAAGCTTCAGTGGGACATGTAAGAGATTTGCCTAAGAGTAAAATGGGTATCGATATCGAAAATGATTTTGAACCTAATTATATTACTATTAGAGGAAAAGGACCAGTTGTAAAGGAACTTAGAAAAGCTGCGAAAAAAGCAGAAAAAATATTTCTTGCAACTGACCCCGATAGAGAAGGTGAAGCGATTGCGTGGCATCTTTCTTTTATGTTAGGTATTGATATAAAAGAAAAATGTAGAGTGGAGTTTCACGAAATAACAAAAGATGCTATTAGAGCAGCTATAAAAAAACCAAAAGAAATAAATATGAAGTTGGTTGATGCTCAGCAAGCAAGAAGAATTTTAGATAGATTAGTTGGATATAGTATTAGTCCAATACTTTGGAATAAAGTTAAAAAAGGACTTAGTGCTGGTAGAGTTCAGTCAGTTGCTACTAAATTGATTGTTGATAGAGAAGAGTCAATCAAGGCATTTAATAGTGAAGAATACTGGAGTGTTCATGCGAGTTTATTAAACAAACTTAGTGAATTGTCTGTTTACGATTTAGCACTAAAAAATAATAAAAAAATAGAAATTAAATCAATAGAAGAAGCTGAAAATATAAAAAAAGATATTAGCGAAAATGATTTTATTGTAGAAAGCGTTGAGAAAAAAGTTAAAAAGAGATCTCCCTATGCATGCTTTACTACTTCTAGTCTTCAGCAAGAAGCGGCGAATAGGTATGGATTCTCAACTAAGAAGACGATGATTATAGCTCAGCAGTTATATGAAGGAATTAATATCAAAAAAAATGGTACAATTGGTTTAATTACTTATATGAGGACTGATTCTACGAGAATATCTAATGAAGCAAAAGAAGAACTTAGCTCATTTATAGTCGAAAATTTAAGTGAAGATTACTTGAAAAAATCTGTTAAAAAAACTACGAAGAAAAAAACTACTCAAGATGCTCATGAGGCTATAAGGCCAACAAGCGTACTACGTATCCCTCTTGAAATAGAGGGTTCTCTAAGTAAAGATCAATATAAACTTTATAAATTGATATGGGAAAGATTTGTTGCAAGTCAAATGGCTGATGCATTATATGATTCGATAAGTGTTAAAGTTAAAAACGGCGAATATTTATTTAAATCTTCAGGTTCAAAATTAAAATTTGACGGATTTCTAAAAATTTATTCTTATAGTGCTACAAAAGATAAAGAAATTGCTGAAGTTCAAGTTAATGAAAAATTAAAATCTAAAAATATAGACTTAGACCAGCATTTTACTCAGCCACCTGCAAGATATACTGAGGCGAGTTTGGTGAAATACATGGAAGAAAACGGAATTGGTAGACCAAGTACTTACGCACCTACGATTGGTACAATTATTGGTAGAGGTTATATAGAACGAGAAAAAAAATCATTAAAACCTACAGAGCTTGCATACATCATCAATGAAATAATTGTAAATTATTTTACAAGTATTGTTTCGGTTGATTTTACAGCAAGTCTTGAAAACAATCTAGATAATGTTGAAAATGATGAATTAGAGTGGAAAAGCATTATAAGAGATTTCTATAGTCCTTTTAAAGAAATGCTAGAGCATGCTGATAAAGAACTTGATAAAATAGATTTAACTGAAGAAACAGATATTGTTTGTGAAAAATGTGGTGCATTTATGAATATCAAACATGGAAGATATGGTAAATTCTTAGCATGTTCGAATTATCCTGAGTGCTCAAATACAAAAGCTATTTTAAAAGAAATTGGAGTACATTGTCCTAAATGTGAGTCGGGTCAAGTTGTTGAAAGAAAAACAAGAAAGTATAAAACTTTTTATGGATGTAGTACTTTTCCTGATTGTAATTTTGTTTCATGGAATAGACCTATTGGACGCTTATGTCCAATTTGTTCAGATGTATTGGTTGAGAGAAAAACGAAAAAAATACATCGAATTGAATGTGCAAATAAAGAATGTAAATATATAGAAGAAATTAATAATGATGAAAAACAGGAGGCTTAA
- the dprA gene encoding DNA-processing protein DprA → MESKYIDLLLFLVKGIGPCKSKKLIMQYGYDFLANCTFDEFMTITNNKKIAREYINLRSVNLLKNKYKDLLKGGSKILTYSSKKYPKKLKEIDDPPMLLFYRGNEELLNSDKIQNKTVAIVGTRNPSYEGEKTAYNISKLLSENGYTIISGFAYGIDTFAHKAAIDGLGDTIAVLGCGLDICYPSENKKIYKIIREENLFISEYPDETKPYSYNFPKRNRIISALSESVIVIEAGIKSGTIITVNHALNQGKDVYAVPGSIYSMRSKGTNFLIKEGAIPIVSIDDMIEYFDIKINQRSNIDLTDLQERIFCYIKSNPKIHISNLPIDLNISSGIITKEILELQLIGKIDKLSGNRYISK, encoded by the coding sequence GTGGAAAGTAAATATATAGATTTATTACTTTTTCTAGTAAAAGGTATAGGACCATGTAAATCTAAAAAATTAATAATGCAATACGGGTATGATTTTTTAGCAAATTGTACGTTTGACGAATTTATGACTATAACAAATAATAAAAAAATAGCAAGGGAATATATCAATTTACGATCAGTTAACCTTTTAAAAAACAAGTATAAAGACCTTTTGAAAGGTGGTAGTAAAATATTAACTTATTCATCAAAAAAATATCCTAAAAAATTAAAAGAAATTGATGATCCGCCAATGTTGCTTTTTTATAGGGGAAATGAAGAATTGTTAAATAGTGATAAGATTCAAAATAAAACAGTGGCAATAGTAGGGACAAGAAATCCTTCGTATGAAGGGGAAAAAACAGCTTATAATATTTCTAAATTGCTTTCAGAAAATGGCTATACAATTATTAGTGGATTTGCTTATGGTATAGATACTTTTGCTCATAAAGCTGCAATAGATGGTTTAGGAGATACTATTGCAGTTCTTGGATGTGGCTTAGATATATGCTATCCGTCAGAAAATAAAAAAATTTATAAGATTATTAGAGAAGAAAATCTATTTATATCTGAATATCCAGATGAAACAAAACCTTATAGTTATAATTTCCCAAAAAGAAATAGAATAATAAGCGCTCTTTCTGAATCTGTGATAGTTATTGAAGCAGGGATTAAAAGTGGAACTATTATTACAGTGAATCATGCACTTAATCAAGGAAAAGATGTTTATGCGGTTCCGGGAAGCATATATAGTATGAGAAGTAAAGGTACAAATTTCCTTATTAAAGAAGGTGCGATTCCAATCGTATCTATTGATGATATGATTGAGTACTTTGATATTAAAATAAATCAGAGGAGTAATATTGATTTAACTGACCTACAAGAAAGAATATTTTGTTATATTAAAAGCAATCCTAAAATACACATTAGCAATTTACCTATTGACTTAAATATTTCTAGTGGTATAATTACAAAAGAAATATTGGAGTTACAATTAATAGGCAAAATTGATAAATTATCAGGAAATAGATATATATCAAAATAA
- a CDS encoding YifB family Mg chelatase-like AAA ATPase, which yields MEVQKIYIETYIGKGIPNFKIVGLPDKIVNESRERIISACRMLKIQFPYKKIVVNLVPADLRKDGSHLDLPIFVSILLSESFSGLYSSLLDTAFIGEINLNGSVVNVKGILPLIIKLKEEGINKFVIPLLNMEEANLIENVLLLGISSILEIDFTKELIFEKSVGMNNKNIVKCMYDYDFKDVLSQEALKRVVQIAACGRHNILLLGEPGIGKTMVAKRVVTILPKMNYDEIISNAKIFSLLDSKFSLETIAKRPVRMPHSSVTKLSMIGGGKKIVPGEITLANNGILLLDEILEYKKEVLESLRIPIEDKCISLSRLASKITFLSDFLLVATSNPCPCGHLGSDNECTCSEREIKKYKSKLSGPMLDRIDIQYMIYKSSRESFNNKNYSKSSNELYSEISKALLIQQNRFSRKKYNGNMTSKEVEEYCVLNENAKIMFDKYIKFAKCSFRSINKILKISRTIADIDGEELINELHISEAISLRNFDGVGG from the coding sequence GTGGAAGTTCAAAAGATATATATAGAAACTTATATTGGCAAAGGAATTCCAAATTTTAAAATTGTTGGACTTCCGGATAAAATAGTTAATGAATCAAGAGAAAGGATAATTAGCGCGTGTAGAATGTTGAAAATTCAATTTCCTTATAAAAAAATTGTGGTAAATTTAGTACCTGCAGATTTAAGGAAAGATGGATCTCATTTAGATTTGCCGATTTTTGTGAGTATTTTGCTTTCAGAATCATTTTCAGGCTTGTATAGTAGCTTACTCGATACAGCATTTATAGGTGAAATAAATCTAAATGGTTCTGTTGTAAATGTTAAAGGAATTCTTCCGTTAATAATAAAATTAAAAGAAGAAGGTATAAATAAATTTGTAATTCCTTTATTAAATATGGAAGAAGCAAATTTGATAGAAAATGTTTTACTTTTAGGAATTTCGAGTATATTAGAAATTGATTTTACCAAAGAATTAATTTTTGAGAAAAGTGTAGGAATGAATAATAAAAATATTGTTAAATGTATGTACGATTATGATTTTAAGGATGTATTATCTCAAGAAGCTCTTAAAAGAGTTGTTCAAATTGCAGCATGTGGAAGACATAATATACTTCTTCTAGGAGAACCGGGAATTGGGAAAACAATGGTAGCAAAAAGGGTTGTAACGATACTTCCTAAAATGAATTATGATGAAATTATTTCTAATGCTAAGATTTTTAGTTTGTTAGATTCGAAATTTTCTTTAGAAACCATTGCTAAAAGACCTGTTAGAATGCCGCATTCAAGTGTGACGAAATTATCGATGATTGGAGGTGGGAAAAAAATAGTGCCAGGTGAGATAACACTAGCAAATAATGGGATATTACTTTTAGATGAAATTTTAGAATATAAAAAAGAAGTTTTAGAATCTTTAAGGATTCCAATAGAAGATAAGTGTATTTCCTTATCAAGACTGGCCAGTAAAATAACTTTTTTATCTGATTTTCTATTAGTGGCAACCTCAAATCCTTGTCCTTGTGGCCATCTTGGTTCTGATAATGAATGTACATGTTCTGAAAGAGAAATTAAAAAATATAAAAGTAAACTTTCAGGTCCAATGCTTGATAGGATAGATATTCAATATATGATTTATAAGAGTTCTAGAGAAAGTTTTAATAATAAAAACTACTCTAAAAGCTCAAATGAACTATATAGTGAAATAAGTAAGGCTTTACTTATTCAGCAAAATAGATTTTCTAGAAAAAAATATAATGGAAATATGACTTCGAAAGAGGTCGAAGAGTATTGTGTTTTAAATGAAAATGCAAAGATAATGTTTGATAAGTATATAAAATTTGCTAAGTGTAGTTTTAGAAGTATTAATAAAATATTAAAAATTTCGCGAACGATTGCGGATATAGACGGTGAAGAGTTGATTAATGAATTGCATATTTCTGAAGCAATTAGTCTTAGAAATTTTGATGGTGTAGGAGGATAG